A window from Leptospira meyeri encodes these proteins:
- a CDS encoding DNA-directed RNA polymerase subunit alpha, which produces MSPKNLLKGFKRPKKIEFTTDVNTPNYGKFVAEPFERGIGTTIGNSLRRTLMSSIEGAAISAIRIEGVSHEFSYIEGVAEDVTRIILNLKQVRIKYEPEDKEASKVIHLELKGAGYFRAADLAVDSSIEIMNPDLHIATLNEDANVIMDLEIQRGRGYVPAEDKKKDIEVLGTIPIDSIFSPIQKVLFEVSETRVAQRSDYEKLTMEVWTDGSVSPEDAVAQAAKILKDHLTVFINFEEEIEEEEEELDEADEKLKAALSKHVEELELSVRSTNVLRSLEIDFIGELVKRSEDEMTKSKHFSEQSLQELKAKLSSMGLSFGMRDF; this is translated from the coding sequence TTGTCTCCAAAGAATTTATTAAAAGGTTTTAAAAGACCCAAAAAAATCGAATTCACAACCGATGTGAATACACCAAACTACGGTAAGTTTGTTGCAGAACCTTTCGAAAGAGGAATTGGTACTACGATCGGTAACTCCCTTCGTCGTACGCTCATGTCTTCTATCGAAGGAGCGGCAATTTCCGCAATTCGAATTGAAGGAGTCTCTCACGAGTTCTCTTATATTGAAGGTGTAGCAGAAGACGTAACTCGTATCATTCTTAACTTAAAACAAGTTCGAATCAAATACGAGCCTGAAGACAAAGAAGCAAGCAAAGTAATCCACTTAGAACTAAAAGGTGCAGGTTATTTCCGTGCGGCTGATTTGGCAGTAGACTCTTCAATCGAAATCATGAACCCAGATCTTCATATTGCCACTCTCAATGAGGATGCCAATGTGATTATGGATTTGGAAATCCAAAGAGGACGTGGTTACGTTCCTGCGGAAGATAAGAAGAAAGACATCGAAGTTTTAGGAACGATCCCAATCGATTCTATTTTTTCACCAATCCAAAAAGTATTGTTTGAAGTATCGGAAACTCGTGTTGCACAACGTTCTGATTACGAAAAACTGACGATGGAAGTTTGGACTGACGGATCTGTTTCTCCTGAAGATGCTGTTGCGCAAGCAGCAAAAATTCTGAAAGACCACCTAACTGTTTTCATTAACTTTGAAGAAGAAATTGAAGAAGAAGAAGAAGAGTTGGATGAAGCTGACGAAAAACTAAAAGCAGCCTTATCTAAACATGTAGAAGAATTGGAACTATCGGTTCGTTCGACTAACGTTCTTCGCAGTTTGGAAATCGACTTCATTGGTGAGCTCGTGAAGAGATCTGAAGACGAAATGACGAAATCAAAACATTTCAGCGAACAAAGTTTACAAGAGTTGAAAGCGAAACTTTCCTCTATGGGGCTTTCTTTCGGTATGAGAGATTTTTAA
- the rplP gene encoding 50S ribosomal protein L16, with protein sequence MLAPKRVKFRKRQRGRLKGKDERGSYVAFGEYGLKAISSGRITARQIEAARITINRQVKRGGKLWIRIFPHLPITKKPAETRMGKGKGNPEFWIAEIRPGRVLFEMAGIDEETARKALHLAAFKLPVETSFVKRNVL encoded by the coding sequence ATGTTAGCACCTAAACGAGTAAAATTTAGAAAACGCCAAAGAGGGCGCTTAAAAGGTAAGGACGAAAGAGGTTCTTACGTTGCGTTCGGAGAGTATGGTTTAAAAGCCATCTCTTCCGGTCGTATCACTGCGCGACAAATCGAAGCTGCAAGGATTACTATTAACCGCCAAGTCAAACGAGGTGGGAAATTGTGGATCAGGATCTTCCCTCATCTTCCTATCACTAAAAAACCTGCCGAAACTCGTATGGGTAAAGGTAAAGGTAACCCAGAATTCTGGATTGCTGAGATCCGTCCGGGCCGTGTTCTTTTTGAAATGGCGGGGATTGATGAAGAAACAGCAAGAAAAGCCCTTCATTTGGCGGCTTTCAAACTGCCAGTAGAAACTTCATTTGTTAAGAGGAACGTTCTATGA
- the rpmD gene encoding 50S ribosomal protein L30 encodes MEEVIVTQEKSSIGIIPIHKKTLIALGLKKKGQSKKHKMTPQLKGMLRQVGYLLKVEKV; translated from the coding sequence ATGGAAGAAGTGATCGTAACGCAAGAAAAGAGTTCTATTGGTATCATTCCGATACACAAAAAAACTCTAATTGCACTCGGCCTTAAAAAGAAAGGTCAATCCAAAAAACACAAAATGACCCCCCAATTGAAAGGGATGTTACGACAAGTAGGTTACTTGTTGAAAGTGGAAAAGGTATAA
- the rplR gene encoding 50S ribosomal protein L18 produces MINKTAKNTKRLRRAERVRYKLRSTSERPRLVFNKTNRYLTAQIIDDAKGVTLVYATTLEKNFPKHENSKKSKSAATELGKVVAEKAKKAGVSQVVLDRSGMVYHGKIAAFADSAREGGLEF; encoded by the coding sequence ATGATCAATAAGACAGCTAAAAATACGAAAAGATTGAGACGAGCGGAACGAGTTCGATACAAACTCCGCTCTACATCGGAAAGACCTCGGTTGGTTTTTAACAAAACAAACCGTTACCTAACGGCACAAATCATTGATGATGCAAAAGGTGTAACGCTTGTTTATGCAACCACTCTAGAGAAAAATTTTCCGAAACATGAAAATTCTAAGAAGAGTAAATCCGCTGCAACCGAACTCGGTAAAGTGGTCGCTGAGAAAGCGAAAAAGGCAGGAGTTTCCCAAGTGGTTCTCGACAGATCTGGAATGGTTTACCATGGAAAGATCGCTGCTTTTGCTGATTCTGCCCGTGAAGGTGGATTGGAGTTCTAA
- the rpsQ gene encoding 30S ribosomal protein S17, giving the protein MEDKNSKKSLTIQGVVVSDAMEKTVVIEIITRKVHPRFKKIMTRTSRVKIHDEKNECQVGDRVIAVETRPLSKQKHHKLVKVIEKAKLV; this is encoded by the coding sequence ATGGAAGATAAAAACTCTAAAAAGTCTTTAACCATTCAGGGTGTAGTCGTGAGCGATGCTATGGAAAAAACCGTAGTGATCGAAATCATCACAAGAAAAGTGCACCCACGGTTTAAGAAGATTATGACCAGAACTTCTCGCGTGAAAATTCACGATGAGAAGAACGAGTGTCAAGTTGGTGATCGAGTCATCGCTGTGGAAACAAGACCACTTTCTAAACAGAAACACCATAAACTTGTAAAGGTAATTGAGAAGGCGAAATTAGTATGA
- the rpmC gene encoding 50S ribosomal protein L29 has translation MKDDFKSLSPEDLKKEILSSSEEVRKARFQFGVTRSLENPKLIRNHKKRIAQALTVLREKELTAQGKLKQIAPKAGSAPKAAKTSKGKKK, from the coding sequence ATGAAAGACGATTTCAAATCACTATCTCCAGAAGATTTGAAGAAAGAAATTCTTTCCTCTTCCGAAGAAGTAAGAAAAGCAAGATTCCAGTTTGGTGTCACAAGATCTCTTGAGAACCCAAAACTAATCCGCAATCATAAGAAGAGAATTGCCCAAGCGTTAACTGTCCTTCGTGAGAAGGAACTAACCGCACAGGGCAAACTCAAACAAATCGCACCAAAGGCTGGTTCAGCTCCTAAAGCTGCCAAAACTAGCAAAGGTAAGAAGAAGTAG
- a CDS encoding type Z 30S ribosomal protein S14 — protein MAKKSMMERHAKEQKFKVREYNRCPLCGRSRAYLRRFDMCRLCFRDLASKAQIPGVKKSSW, from the coding sequence ATGGCGAAAAAATCAATGATGGAACGCCACGCCAAAGAGCAAAAATTCAAAGTGAGAGAGTACAATCGTTGCCCTCTTTGTGGTCGATCACGCGCTTATTTGCGCCGCTTTGATATGTGTCGTCTTTGCTTCCGGGACCTTGCTAGCAAGGCTCAGATCCCCGGTGTGAAAAAGTCCTCCTGGTAA
- the secY gene encoding preprotein translocase subunit SecY codes for MFQTIANIFRIPELRSKILFTIGMLLLFRMGTHVTIPGINSLIVTGITADPSEGFLGMVDLFAGGALLKFSIFALGIMPYISSSIIMQLVMVLIPSLQKMQKEGEEGRKKIQQYTKYGTLILCAIQSLAVIQLANSWSTGSGTAQAKYPGLINPSVEGYFLPIAMLSITTGTVLLIWLGEQITERGIGNGISLIIFAGIIGRMPEALIAMFTSDTSDALSILILIIIFIVLIALTVILTQGVRRVPLNYGKQMVGRKMVQARSQSIPFKVNSANVMPIIFASSLILFPQTIVQWLSSKGGQWAGWAVIMDYFNPFSQIWYHALFYYVIYTSLIIFFAYFYTAIQFNPQELADNLKKYGGFIPGVRPGSQTKDMIEKILNRITLPGALFLAGLALAPYLIIKFLNLGSNTGGGTLVYTFGGTSLLIMVGVALETLKQIEAQLLMRNYEGFMKKTKIKGRV; via the coding sequence ATGTTTCAAACCATCGCTAACATCTTTCGAATCCCGGAATTAAGATCTAAAATCCTATTTACGATAGGTATGTTGTTACTTTTTAGAATGGGAACTCACGTAACCATTCCTGGAATCAACAGTTTGATTGTAACGGGCATTACTGCCGATCCGAGTGAAGGTTTTCTCGGAATGGTAGATTTGTTTGCTGGTGGTGCTCTTTTGAAATTTTCTATTTTTGCATTAGGGATTATGCCTTATATCTCTTCTTCCATCATCATGCAGTTAGTAATGGTTCTCATTCCTAGTTTGCAAAAGATGCAAAAGGAAGGGGAAGAGGGTAGAAAGAAGATCCAACAGTACACTAAGTACGGAACTCTTATCCTTTGTGCGATCCAATCACTTGCCGTGATCCAACTTGCAAATTCCTGGTCTACTGGATCGGGTACAGCGCAGGCGAAATATCCTGGTCTTATCAATCCATCCGTGGAAGGTTACTTTCTTCCGATTGCGATGTTATCTATCACAACGGGAACAGTGCTTCTCATTTGGCTCGGAGAACAGATCACGGAACGAGGAATTGGTAACGGAATTTCTCTTATTATCTTTGCTGGGATTATAGGACGTATGCCAGAAGCACTCATAGCCATGTTTACTTCTGATACTTCTGATGCCCTTAGTATCCTTATCCTTATTATTATCTTTATCGTTCTCATTGCTTTAACGGTGATTTTGACCCAAGGGGTTCGCCGGGTTCCGTTAAATTACGGAAAACAAATGGTGGGAAGAAAGATGGTTCAGGCGCGTAGCCAATCCATTCCTTTCAAAGTGAACAGTGCCAATGTAATGCCAATTATCTTTGCATCCTCACTTATCCTTTTCCCACAAACAATAGTTCAATGGTTATCCTCTAAGGGTGGCCAGTGGGCTGGTTGGGCTGTGATTATGGACTATTTCAATCCGTTTTCACAAATTTGGTACCATGCCCTTTTCTATTATGTGATTTATACATCTCTAATCATTTTCTTCGCTTACTTTTATACGGCAATTCAGTTCAACCCACAAGAGTTAGCTGATAACTTAAAAAAATACGGTGGGTTTATTCCAGGAGTTCGTCCTGGAAGTCAAACCAAAGATATGATCGAGAAAATCTTGAATCGAATCACCCTACCGGGTGCTCTTTTCCTTGCTGGTCTTGCTCTTGCTCCGTATCTCATCATAAAGTTTTTAAACCTCGGTTCTAACACCGGTGGTGGAACTTTAGTGTATACATTCGGAGGAACTTCACTTCTCATTATGGTGGGTGTGGCGCTAGAAACATTGAAACAAATCGAAGCCCAACTCCTGATGAGAAATTACGAAGGATTCATGAAGAAGACTAAAATCAAGGGAAGAGTGTAA
- the rplO gene encoding 50S ribosomal protein L15 → MAQDRIEQGRGFGAKRPKKSTSLGNKNLVPVPEGAKTSPKRVGQGPGSGMGKTSTRGSKGQRARAASMRRGFEGGQLPLHRRLPKRGFTNIFSVEFQPVNLISLSKAGLSGEVTPAILKAKSLIKSVEGPIKLLGTGEVTSAITITVDAFSASAKEKVEKAGGKVIIREKKKEEKKN, encoded by the coding sequence ATGGCGCAAGATAGAATTGAACAAGGTCGTGGATTTGGGGCAAAACGTCCCAAAAAATCCACATCCCTCGGCAACAAAAACTTGGTTCCAGTTCCGGAAGGTGCAAAAACTTCTCCGAAACGTGTGGGTCAAGGTCCTGGATCCGGAATGGGAAAAACTTCCACTCGCGGTTCCAAAGGACAAAGAGCACGGGCCGCTTCGATGAGACGTGGATTCGAAGGGGGACAGCTCCCTCTCCACAGACGTTTGCCAAAACGCGGATTTACAAATATTTTCTCGGTAGAGTTCCAACCAGTAAACTTGATCTCTTTATCAAAAGCAGGTCTTTCTGGGGAAGTAACTCCTGCCATTCTCAAAGCCAAATCATTGATTAAGTCAGTAGAAGGACCAATCAAATTACTCGGAACTGGAGAAGTGACTAGTGCCATCACCATTACGGTAGATGCTTTTTCTGCCTCTGCAAAAGAGAAAGTTGAAAAAGCGGGTGGAAAAGTCATCATTAGAGAAAAGAAAAAAGAAGAGAAAAAAAACTAG
- the rpsE gene encoding 30S ribosomal protein S5 — MLEEETKEFTEKVVKIDRVAKVVKGGRRFSFNALSVVGDSKGKVGIGFGKANEVPDAIRKSIESAKKNLKSIHYIGHTVPHDVVGQFKSARVILKPASPGTGIIAGASVRSVLERAGIQDVLTKSWGSSNPMNIVKATMDALQQLETPSMAVKRRGVSLKHLFGQDL; from the coding sequence ATGTTAGAAGAAGAAACAAAAGAATTTACTGAAAAGGTCGTAAAAATCGACCGAGTTGCCAAAGTAGTGAAGGGGGGACGTCGTTTCTCCTTCAACGCTCTATCCGTTGTAGGTGACTCTAAAGGAAAAGTAGGAATCGGTTTTGGAAAAGCAAATGAAGTTCCAGATGCCATCCGAAAGTCCATTGAATCGGCAAAAAAGAATTTAAAATCCATTCACTATATCGGTCATACCGTTCCTCACGATGTTGTGGGACAGTTTAAATCCGCTCGAGTGATTTTGAAGCCGGCTTCCCCGGGAACGGGAATCATTGCAGGAGCTTCTGTTCGGTCCGTTTTGGAAAGAGCAGGAATTCAAGATGTTTTAACAAAGTCATGGGGATCTTCAAACCCGATGAACATTGTTAAGGCGACTATGGATGCATTACAACAGTTGGAAACTCCGTCGATGGCGGTAAAACGACGTGGTGTTAGCCTCAAACACTTGTTTGGGCAAGATCTATAA
- the rplF gene encoding 50S ribosomal protein L6: MSRVGKSIIKLPAKVEVKAEAEALTIKGPLGELKTPLYEGVSANVENGELVFTRKSEDQKTVALHGLVRSLAMNCVKGVTTGWEKNLEITGVGYRAQKRGKDLVMALGYSHEVVFPEPTGIKIDVADQLKIKVSGIDRQLVGQVAADIRSKRPPEPYKGKGIKYQNEYIRRKAGKTGKK, from the coding sequence ATGTCTCGAGTTGGAAAAAGTATTATCAAATTGCCTGCAAAGGTAGAAGTGAAAGCAGAAGCTGAAGCCCTTACAATCAAGGGGCCTTTAGGGGAACTAAAAACTCCGCTTTACGAAGGTGTCAGCGCAAATGTTGAAAACGGGGAACTAGTTTTTACTCGTAAAAGTGAAGACCAAAAGACTGTGGCTCTCCACGGTCTAGTTCGTTCACTTGCGATGAACTGCGTAAAAGGTGTGACAACTGGTTGGGAAAAAAACCTAGAAATTACTGGGGTTGGATATCGTGCTCAAAAACGCGGTAAAGATCTAGTAATGGCTCTTGGATATTCTCACGAGGTGGTTTTCCCTGAACCTACTGGTATCAAAATCGATGTTGCAGATCAGCTAAAAATCAAAGTATCGGGAATTGACCGACAACTGGTTGGACAAGTTGCGGCTGACATTCGTTCGAAAAGACCTCCTGAGCCTTACAAAGGAAAAGGAATCAAATATCAGAACGAATACATCCGTAGAAAGGCCGGAAAAACCGGTAAGAAGTAG
- a CDS encoding adenylate kinase → MKRLIFMGPPGAGKGTQADIIKEKYQIPQISTGDILRAAVKNGTPMGIEAKKYMDAGDLVPDAVVIGIIRDRLVEADCANGFILDGFPRTVEQAKALSEILKELRMELDSVVNLDVPDEELVKRLLGRAIKEGRSDDNEETIKNRLHTYNTKTLPLIDFYKGSGILRQINGLGSMEEITNTILKSIQ, encoded by the coding sequence ATGAAGAGACTCATTTTTATGGGGCCCCCAGGTGCTGGAAAAGGGACCCAAGCTGACATCATCAAAGAGAAATACCAAATTCCACAGATCTCTACCGGAGATATTCTCCGTGCTGCCGTAAAAAACGGGACCCCGATGGGGATAGAAGCAAAAAAATATATGGACGCTGGAGACCTTGTTCCAGATGCTGTCGTTATAGGCATAATTCGCGACCGATTGGTCGAAGCTGATTGTGCAAATGGATTCATACTGGATGGATTTCCTAGGACGGTGGAGCAAGCAAAGGCTCTCTCGGAAATCCTCAAAGAGCTTCGCATGGAGCTCGACTCCGTTGTCAACCTAGACGTTCCTGACGAAGAACTCGTCAAACGGTTGCTAGGTAGAGCGATCAAAGAAGGACGCTCGGATGACAACGAAGAGACCATCAAAAACCGTCTGCATACTTACAACACCAAGACGTTGCCCCTAATAGACTTTTATAAAGGCTCCGGGATCCTTCGGCAAATCAATGGGTTGGGAAGTATGGAAGAAATCACTAACACTATTTTAAAATCAATCCAGTAG
- the rplX gene encoding 50S ribosomal protein L24 yields the protein MAAKLAYRGSEPTKFKKTKIKKDDEVLVISGKEKGKKGKVLAIDKRKDRVYIEGVNKRKRFVRPTQENPQGGAIEIEFPIHISNVMFHDAKAENKAKPKKKIKAVRLGFAKKDGKSVRVTRPEGKEV from the coding sequence ATGGCAGCTAAATTAGCGTATAGAGGCTCCGAGCCCACTAAATTCAAAAAAACGAAAATCAAGAAGGACGATGAAGTTCTAGTGATTTCCGGAAAAGAAAAAGGAAAAAAAGGGAAAGTTCTAGCAATCGACAAACGCAAAGACCGTGTTTATATCGAAGGTGTGAACAAAAGAAAAAGATTCGTGCGCCCAACTCAAGAGAACCCTCAAGGTGGAGCGATCGAAATCGAATTCCCAATCCATATTTCCAATGTGATGTTTCACGACGCAAAAGCAGAGAACAAGGCGAAGCCAAAGAAGAAAATTAAGGCTGTACGCTTGGGCTTTGCTAAGAAGGATGGTAAATCCGTACGAGTGACTCGACCTGAAGGGAAAGAAGTATAG
- the rpsK gene encoding 30S ribosomal protein S11, with amino-acid sequence MAEKDAKNKKDTKKVKKKEKKNVPRGKVYIQASFNNTIVSITDMAGNVLSWSSSGMMGFRGSKKSTPYAAQVAATNAAEKAIEAAGLSEVDVMVSGPGIGRESAIRSLTTKGIAIKLIKDVTPLPHNGCRPRKRRRV; translated from the coding sequence ATGGCTGAAAAAGACGCAAAGAATAAAAAAGATACCAAAAAGGTTAAGAAAAAAGAAAAGAAAAACGTTCCGCGAGGTAAGGTTTATATCCAAGCTTCGTTTAATAATACAATCGTATCGATTACCGATATGGCTGGAAACGTTCTTTCTTGGTCTTCTTCCGGAATGATGGGATTTCGTGGGTCCAAAAAATCCACTCCATATGCTGCACAAGTAGCTGCTACTAATGCTGCTGAGAAAGCAATCGAAGCTGCTGGTCTTTCTGAAGTGGATGTAATGGTTTCAGGTCCTGGAATTGGACGTGAATCTGCCATTCGTTCTTTGACCACAAAAGGGATTGCAATCAAACTCATTAAAGACGTAACTCCGCTCCCGCACAATGGGTGCCGACCACGAAAAAGAAGAAGGGTGTAG
- the rpsH gene encoding 30S ribosomal protein S8: protein MSLSDPIADMLTRIRNAQQAKHELCVIPGSKIKKSILDLLKEEGFVDDVQTVKNGSFDDFQVKLKYDTEKKPVIRMIERVSTPGRRVYIQSGEIRPFRNNIGTLILSTSKGVMTGKRARKLRVGGEVLCKVF, encoded by the coding sequence ATGAGTCTTTCAGATCCAATAGCAGATATGCTAACAAGAATCAGAAACGCACAACAAGCAAAACATGAGCTTTGTGTGATTCCTGGTAGCAAAATCAAAAAGTCCATCCTAGATCTTCTTAAAGAAGAAGGTTTTGTAGATGATGTTCAAACAGTAAAAAACGGAAGTTTCGATGACTTCCAAGTGAAATTAAAATACGACACGGAAAAGAAACCGGTAATCCGTATGATCGAGAGAGTATCCACTCCAGGTCGTCGCGTTTATATCCAATCTGGTGAAATCCGACCGTTCCGAAATAACATAGGAACACTCATCCTTTCTACTTCGAAAGGTGTGATGACTGGTAAACGTGCTCGTAAACTCAGGGTAGGAGGGGAAGTTCTCTGTAAGGTATTCTAG
- the rplE gene encoding 50S ribosomal protein L5 yields MVPRLKSKYEKEIRPTLQKSLGFQSVMRVPKLEKIVINVGMGEAHTNPKAMEACLVEIGQITGQRPVKTFAKKSIAGFKVREGMVLGCKVTLRGHHMYEFLDRFINVALPRVRDFRGVNPKGFDGRGNYNLSVKEQIIFPEIHFDKINTIYGINITFVTNTEVDKEAFELFQAFGMPYRAAGK; encoded by the coding sequence ATGGTACCTAGGCTTAAATCAAAATACGAGAAGGAAATTCGTCCTACACTCCAAAAGTCACTCGGCTTTCAAAGTGTCATGCGAGTTCCCAAACTAGAAAAGATCGTGATCAACGTTGGTATGGGTGAAGCCCACACAAACCCAAAAGCGATGGAAGCTTGTTTGGTAGAAATTGGCCAAATCACAGGCCAAAGACCGGTGAAAACATTCGCTAAGAAGTCCATTGCGGGTTTCAAAGTGAGAGAGGGAATGGTGCTTGGTTGCAAAGTTACCCTTCGTGGTCATCATATGTATGAGTTCCTTGACAGATTCATTAACGTGGCTCTTCCACGGGTTCGTGACTTTCGCGGTGTAAACCCCAAAGGTTTCGACGGTCGAGGAAATTATAACCTGTCCGTAAAAGAACAGATCATCTTCCCAGAGATTCATTTTGATAAAATCAATACGATCTACGGGATCAATATCACTTTCGTAACGAACACGGAAGTGGACAAAGAAGCGTTCGAATTATTCCAAGCCTTCGGTATGCCTTACCGAGCGGCAGGTAAGTAG
- the rpmJ gene encoding 50S ribosomal protein L36, with product MKVRASVKKICPECKVIRRKGVIRVICTNPKHKQRQR from the coding sequence ATGAAAGTTAGAGCATCAGTCAAAAAAATCTGTCCAGAATGCAAAGTCATTCGCAGAAAAGGTGTAATCCGAGTGATTTGCACGAACCCAAAACACAAACAAAGGCAAAGATAG
- the infA gene encoding translation initiation factor IF-1 — MAKEEAITIDGTVLEPLPNAMFRVELENGHKVLAHISGKMRMHYIRILPGDKVTVELSPYDLTKGRITYRKK; from the coding sequence CTGGCTAAGGAAGAAGCAATCACAATTGACGGAACCGTTTTAGAACCGTTACCAAATGCCATGTTCCGTGTGGAACTAGAGAATGGACACAAGGTTCTAGCGCACATTTCAGGAAAGATGCGTATGCACTACATTCGTATTTTACCCGGAGATAAAGTCACTGTGGAACTTTCTCCTTATGACTTAACCAAGGGCCGTATCACTTACAGAAAGAAATAG
- the rplN gene encoding 50S ribosomal protein L14 — protein sequence MIQQETILQVADNSGVKKVMCVKVLGGSKKRYATLGDEIIVAVKEAQPAYGLRDGQGKKVHNKAVQRAVVVRTKKEVRRQDGTYIRFDDNAVAIIDDKGNPKGTRIFGPVARELRDKKYMKIISLAPEVL from the coding sequence ATGATCCAACAAGAAACTATTTTACAAGTAGCCGATAACTCGGGTGTGAAAAAAGTCATGTGCGTTAAAGTGCTTGGCGGTTCAAAAAAACGCTACGCTACGCTTGGTGACGAAATCATCGTCGCTGTGAAAGAAGCACAACCTGCATACGGTCTTCGTGACGGGCAAGGTAAAAAAGTGCATAACAAAGCAGTTCAAAGAGCCGTTGTTGTGAGAACGAAAAAAGAAGTTCGTCGTCAAGATGGAACTTACATTCGATTCGATGACAATGCCGTTGCCATCATTGATGACAAAGGAAATCCAAAAGGAACCAGGATCTTCGGACCTGTTGCTCGTGAACTTCGCGATAAAAAATACATGAAAATTATATCTCTCGCTCCGGAGGTTCTCTAG
- the rpsM gene encoding 30S ribosomal protein S13, which yields MARIAGVDLPSNKRIVIGLTYVFGIGKTSSQNILKKAGIDESIRVKDLSDEQEAAIRRVIEESYQVEGDLRSEVNLNIKRLMDVGCYRGFRHRRGLPVNGQRTRTNARTRKGVKKTVANKKKATK from the coding sequence ATGGCACGTATCGCGGGTGTTGATTTACCATCAAACAAAAGAATAGTGATCGGTCTTACATACGTATTTGGTATTGGTAAGACATCCTCTCAAAATATCCTGAAAAAAGCAGGAATTGACGAATCTATCAGGGTGAAGGACCTCTCGGACGAACAAGAAGCCGCGATCCGACGAGTCATTGAAGAATCATACCAGGTAGAAGGGGATCTTCGTTCCGAAGTCAACCTAAACATCAAACGATTGATGGATGTAGGTTGTTACAGAGGTTTTCGTCATAGACGCGGACTTCCAGTCAACGGACAAAGAACAAGAACCAACGCAAGAACCCGTAAGGGAGTCAAGAAGACTGTAGCGAATAAGAAAAAGGCTACTAAGTAG
- the rpsD gene encoding 30S ribosomal protein S4, with product MARYRGPVVKLMRREGLNLFLKNSHTLHKEKSSLEKRKYPPGLPPKKKGKVTEYGAQLREKQKVKRAYGVLEKQFRRYFEEASHTPGIPGENLLQFLERRLDNVLYRMGFAVTRRQARNFVAHRHILVNGHRVDICSYRVNVGDKIEIREKFQKSAFIEENIKLAQAINRTASWVSVDYTKFSGEVTSLPTREHIDIPVKEQVIVELYSK from the coding sequence ATGGCACGTTACCGAGGTCCAGTTGTTAAATTGATGAGAAGAGAGGGTCTTAACCTCTTTCTCAAAAATAGTCATACATTACATAAAGAAAAATCTTCCCTTGAAAAGAGAAAGTACCCACCAGGTCTTCCTCCTAAGAAAAAAGGTAAGGTAACAGAATACGGTGCACAGCTACGTGAAAAACAAAAAGTAAAACGCGCATATGGTGTTTTAGAAAAACAGTTCCGTAGATACTTTGAAGAAGCATCTCACACGCCAGGGATTCCTGGTGAGAACTTACTCCAATTCCTTGAAAGAAGATTGGATAACGTTCTTTATCGTATGGGTTTTGCTGTTACAAGAAGACAAGCTCGTAACTTTGTGGCTCACAGACACATTCTTGTGAATGGTCACCGAGTTGATATTTGTTCTTATCGTGTGAATGTTGGTGATAAAATCGAAATTCGTGAGAAGTTCCAAAAATCCGCGTTTATCGAAGAAAATATCAAACTTGCTCAAGCAATCAATCGAACTGCTTCTTGGGTCAGTGTGGATTATACCAAGTTCTCCGGAGAAGTGACTTCACTTCCAACAAGAGAGCATATTGATATTCCTGTGAAAGAACAGGTAATCGTAGAGTTGTACTCGAAGTAA